ACCCTCGGTGCTCCCTTCCAACCTcacctgttctgtgattctgtgacctgttggagcaagttcAGAGGAGTAACACCAAGGTGAGTGGAGGGCTGGatcacctctcctgtgaagaagAGGCAATCCCtgacagagctgggattgtttagccgtgagaaggctccagggagaccatGAAGTTTTCCACGgtgggggtggtgaggcactggaacaggtttcccagaggagctgtggctgccctatcCCTGGGAGcgctcaaggccaggttgtagGGGGCTGCGGGCAGCCCGGGATGGCGGAGCTGTCCCGGTCCAGGCTCCGGTAACGCCGccacggccccgctccggcccgccCGATCCGCCCCAGTCCGCGGGGGCGGGGCGAGGGGCGGGGCGGAGCCGCCGGGCCCCGCCCCCtgcgctgcccgcccgcccgtCACGTGCGTTAGCgacaggcggcggcggcgcccatTGGTGGAGGGGCGGGGGGGCGTGGCCGGCGGCCGGTCCGTCAGCTGCGCCGGGCCCTGACAACAAAGGGCTCCGCGGAGGCGCCGGGGCTGGGGCGGTGTGGTGTCGGTGAGTTCGGTGCGCGGGGGGCTGCGGGCACCGGGCGCGCTGCCGGTGGCCCGGGTGGGATGGGTTCCCGCCGTCTGAGCGGTGGAGAGCAGCAGCGGCGGAGCCCCCGTTTTCCCGTGCGCCCATCCCGGCTTCTCTCCGCTGGGACGGCGCCGGGGCCGGGGGCTTTTGGCGGTTTCCCGGCTGTGGAGCAGCCGGCGGTCTCGGCCGCCCGCCTCCCGGGCAGcctcggagcggggccgggaaggTGCGCAGCCGCCGCGGCTGTGCCGGGTCAGCCCGCGCCGCGGCCCGGCCGTGTGGAGCCTcctggcggcggccgcggggctgcgggcggggggcgcggggcgtCGGCGGCTGGCTCCGGCTCGGGGCTGCTCTGGGACCGACTCGGGGGTGGCTTCTTTGgttgtgttttctttttgcttAGCGCATACCTCATCTCCTTTGCTAGgttagaaacaaacaaaaacccataaaaaagggaaaaaaatactttttaaattgCAGCGATATTGTTGACATTCATTCGGTGTGTTATCTGTAACAGCCTCTTAATCATTACTGTCGCTGAGTCAGTTGTTCCCAGGCTTGTGTTTTCCTGCCGCTGACAGCTCCTGACTAAGAACCCGAAAGCCTCTCTCGGTCTCTGTCCTGTTTTCCTCCCCGGACGATGGCCCTTGATAGCAGCCTGACTTCTCTTGTGCTGCCTGGCTTGCACAATAGCACACGAGCGTGGCCTTTTTAAAGGCGCTTGTCCAAAAGGATGTCAAAGCATCAACCACTTTCTAAATGTGCCGTGGTTTTAAGCCCAGCTGGAGATGAAACCAGGACAAAATGATTCAGATGTTTTTTTGGATCCTCCTTGGGGTGGGGGAAGGGAAAAATGGGACAAACTGCTTTTGATCTACAGAAAGTCATTTGTGGGTCAAAAGCTGAGCTTTGTTTAGCTCACATTCTCAGGAACAGGGATCTCTCTCTTAACTTGTTAGAGGGTAATTATTTTACGTTGCTGTGATGCCTTGGGAGCCTTACTAGGGGAGTGTGAGCTCTCATCTTGCTCCACTCTGCACAGAACAAAAAGGCAGCCTCTGCCTGAAGGTGCCTCCAGGCTTGATGTAGGAAAGAGACAACACACGTGTGTGGGAGTACAGGGAAAGCCAGTGCTGATCAGCAGCCACACAATGGCTTACTAGTTAgcctaaagaaaaaacaaactcaTTTTTTCATAGGCCTGGTGCCAGGAGAGAGTTAGGGAAGGATGTGGAAGGTGACTGGAAAACTACAGACTGAAACTTCCACTTAGAATTCATTTCCTTATCCATAGTAAGCTCTGCCTATAACTGAAGCACTCAAACCTTCTCAAGAAGGTGCTTGGGAACACTGTAGGCATTTGGCATTTCCTTAGGTAACGCATCCAGGGCTTAGAGACCTTAATGGTTAAATGTGTTTCCTGCTAGTAACCACTGAAAGTTGAACTTTACTGCAGTTAAAGCCACTTCTGCTTGCTCTGGGTATAGAAGAAGACAATAAATGTTTGCCTCTTTCTTCACATAATTGACTACTGTTgtaattttttctttccctctatTAAGCTGTACCATTTTTTAAGTTTTGTTGATTTTCTTTTGACTTCTGATAATTTTTGTAGCTCTCTTTAGGAGAGACCTAATGTTTCATTTTCAAGTGTGGTCCTTAAAAATAGACCTGTATCACtattgcagctgagcctgttgttTCTAGTCTTGTGTTTTCCTGCAGTCAGTCATTTCTCTTGAGCATAACTTCTTGAGTTTCACTGTACCTTTTCATATTGCTCCTGAAGACTACTTTAAattctgctcctctcctcctgTGCTGTCTGAAGAAGGAGGAAGCTGCATAAATGTGTACAGGAGCAGTGCTGCATGTAGCAAGTGCTTGTCCTTCCCTTGAACAAGTGGGTGATGGGGTCTGGTTTCCTGGGGTAAGATGACACAGGAGGCCAAACAGCTCTTTGGTGTGGCCTTAGAGTTCTAGGGTAAAGCAAGGTATACTGATCTATATATAAGTAATATTCTTCATGAGTTGTATCTTTTAGTATCTAGGTTTGTCCACTGTCAGGTGTCTTGCTTCCTTTCTGAATGCAGGCACTCATACTGTCTTACATGGATATATTCTTTCCTATTTAATAATCAAATAGGTATTTAATCAGTAATAATTATGACCTGCTGTGATGATTCAAATTTTGCTATGGGCAAAAATAACTTGTTGTTAAGTTGGTGAATATTTTTCCTCACGGTTTTTGCTTTTTTACCTGCTTTAATGGCTTCTATTTACTGGCTCATACATAAATATCAAAGGCAGTTCTGGGGTGTTTAAACATTCAGTTTCTTGGTACTAATGGGATTTTTCATCTTCACTGCCAAATGCAGAGGTCAGGCTTACAGTGACCAATTACATGTAGATTTAGGGGAGTGAATTGAGAAATAAGCACTGGGTTTAGTTAAACACATCCAATACTTTTCCATGTTCCTTCGACTCAGGATACCTGACTAGTTGGGTGGTTGCTGTGAACATGGTCTCGCTGGTAACTCTGTGGTGTACTTTGAACCTGAAGACAGGATGTGCCTTGCTACTGTGTTAACTTGCAGTCAGGGTGGGACAGAGAAGAAGCACTGCTTTGGGCTTGCCTGGGAGCGCTCACAGGGCTCCTCTGTGTCAGCAGGGGAGGTGAGTTGTCTGGAGCAGAAAACCTGCCCTTGCCCTTGGTGTCTCTCTGACAtggagggagctgggggagtGTAGACACAAGAGTCCTATACACCTCCTCCCTTAGGAGAAGGGGGGACTGACACCTACACAGACCTTTTTTGGGGGAGGAGGTCTGAGACAAAGGCACTCAGCTCCCAGGAGAGACCTAGGATTGTGCTTTTTGTTTGTATCTAGCTGGGAGGGGATGGCAGATGCCACTGAAGCTGCCTCTCTTCAGGGAAAAATGTTCACTGGTACCTCAGACTGCACTAACAAGGGGCTTCTAATTTGTTTCCCTAGGGATGTTACCTGTGGTTTTGTCATTAAGATGCTTGTCATCATTTTTTCCAGGTTTCACGTAAACTGTTTACAAGTCATGCTTTTGCATGTCCTGTACCTAAGCTGATAAAGCATCTATGCACTTTAATCTCAAGTCTGTGCCACTCTGCTAGTAGTGTGAGCTGTGCCTTGAACCTTGGATATAAAGACCTACCAGCCAAAGTCTTGTTCCTGCCTTAGTAATGTTCCAGAGGTTAAATAACATGCTCATGGGAGAGATTGATAGCTTGTCCAGCCAAGAGCCAGAGTTCAGTGAGAAGGAAGATGACGAGTGGATTCTGGTTGACTTTATAGGTAAGATGTCTGTCAGACATGAGTTCTGCCTTTGTCTTGCTCTGGCTCTTGCTTGTCTTACTTCCATGTGAACAAACCAGCATATTGGGGAAACTTTATATCAGCAAAACCAGTGTGGGATTAGAGTGTAGGGTTGTCTTCCAAACAAATATTGCATGTTGTGTAAATTGGTGAGAAGAATGATGTCAGGTTTATAAGCCTGACACAGGCTTCAGCAGAACCGCTTGGACAAATAAAACCTATTTGACTTATTTCGCAATTATATAGCTTTACTGATAATGTTGTTTCACATGTCTAACATGGCTTGTCTGGGAGCTCCCTTTTCCCCTCCCCtgcttttaaaaagtaaaaatttgTGTATGTGCTAACAGGgctcttttttaaatttttctttttttattattattatttcatatCCCATTTCTGGCTGTGTGCGACTGTGTTGTTTTTGACCTTCTGCTATCACCAACATCCATGGTTCCTCTCCACTGATGACTGGTCCCCTGCAGCAGACACTTGCACTAATTGCTCCGTGGAGGAAGCAGACCTCGTTGAAGCATCGGCCACGGACAGCTCGCCCGTCTTCTCTTGTTTATCATCTCCCCTGGAACACTTGCCGGAGGCCAGCGAGTCCTGCTTCATCCAGTTTGAGTCATGTCCTATGGAGGAGAGCTGGTTTATTACCCCTCCCCCATGTTTTACTGCAGGTGGATTAACCACTATCAAAGTGGAGACCAGTCCCATGGAGAACCTCCTGATAGAGCATCCCAGCATGTCTGTGTATGCTGTCCACAACACCTGTCACAGCCTTAATGAGGCTGCATGTGGGGATGAGGAGTTTCACAGTCCAGGTAGCCCCAGGTATGTCTGAATTCTCTTGTCAAGGAGTTCTGCTGCTGAAAATATCTGGTTTCTCCTTGATCAGCTTAGACACTTAATACTGAATTTTCCAGCTTATTTCAGGGGAGGTGAATAAAGCATGAATACCACACAAGGTGTGTAGAGTGGTCAGGTGCCTGCCTGCTCAGAAAAGTGTTGTACAAGATGGCAGCGTTGGCAAACAGCTGGGTATGCATTTTGGCACTGCAGTGAATATTCATGGAGCCTTGTTACTTCCTTGCAGAGTATGTTCCAGTCCTGTATAGACTGGTGGCAGTTAACTGTATAGCCAGTAATGTAGATATGAAAGCACTTTGCCCCCTTCACGGCTATGTGTGTTTTTCATAACTGCTAGTCAGTATTCTTTCAGTCACCTTGTGAGATGAAACACAGAACTTTAATGATCCTGACAGGGAAGTAGCTTTGGGTTTAGGTGAGAGGCTTctatgtttttttgtttttttttttcattcctcaaCCTAGTGATAAGGACAGGATTAAATTTGCCCACAAGTGGCTTGTGGAGCAAAAGTAAACTGAAAGATTCCACAAAACTTAGTCCCCTCAATGTGAAAATCTGTGCTGCAGCCTTCTACTTCTAGCAAAATAAGTGCTtttgggtcctgaaaatctatcCATGTGGGTTTATTGTAGAGGCATGTTTGCCATGCCCTGCCATTCTTTGATGTTGGTGTATGCAGCTGTACCAGTACAGTGAACATGGCTGTATGCAAATAGAGGATTCCTTTGCCATTATGTCCCCGTGTGTTCATTGGGTTTGAAATAATTGGGTGTTTTGTGAATCCCAGTTAGTAACAAAGACTGACTTTTCATACCATCTAGTTCTTAAGTTTAGAAACAGTagtactaaagaaaaaaaatcacagtataCTGAGCTTTGATATACAGGAAGAAATTAGTGTAGTGCTTGAGTTGCTGTAGGTAGATGCCTATTGACTTGTCCAATCAGCCCCTTGCCATATTTAAGTTTTTAGCTCAAAGAAACAGGTGACTTTGAAATGACATACTGCTGTATAATGTTGAAATATAGTGCTGATACTATTGATCTTGGTGTGGGATCTGTATAATTATTTGGGGAGGACAGTTTATGATGTTAAGCATCAGGGTCTAGTTTAAGTTAAATTGGAGGAAACTATGAACAGACAGCACCTTTAAAATGAGAGTGAAGGAATCTGCAAGAGTGCTGTAGGCTGTAGGACATGCCCTAGCACTTTATCGAAAATACAATTTTCAGTGAATACTAACACTCAAAAGTTGGATACTGACTTTTCAGTCACTTGACCTGGGGATCCTGATGTAAATTCAGCCAGAGAAGAATCCTGTCTTGTGTTACACAGCACAGTTAAGCTGCTTCAGTGCCTGGGGAAGCTAGAGGTGTGCTCTTCAGCTGGTGTGTAATTAAGTTTCTTCACACTGAACTCTGCGCTGTTGCTTTATCAGAGGATCCAGGCTCTTGTACAGGATATTTTGTGTGATAACTGGGGTGAGACTTGGGTCTAAAGCTGAGGTAGACTGCAGAATTTGGGAACATTGGTTACACTAATACTAGAGTAAGTTTCAAAAGCTGTTATGAAGTCTCTAGTGGTTTAATGGTTGGCCATTTAATATTGTAGGGCCAAGAAAAGCTGCTTAAGGCACACTGGCACAGTAAGTACTACTGTTTTGGAACAGTGCTTTTTGTTTGATCAGGCTGCTAGCAACACTGCTTCCTTTAGAGCCTTGTCTGCCAAAGCAATACTGGTTTTAGGACTAACCTTTGTGCCAAATGATTACTTGATCAAGCCTAACTACATCTGCTTTAACAAGCCAAAATGCTAAGTGCAGAAAAATTACTGAAATGATTGGGTTGGGTGTCTGAAGCCTTTAATGTTTGTTGTGAGCTGTGGTTGTGTAGCACGATGAGCAGGACACTTCTGCTTTCTGGCAAAGTAGACACTGGAAGCACAGCAGCAAGTGCATGGTCTGGCTTAAGACACAGCCCCTCTAAAACTGCATTTTGACAATGTGATGGAGTCTCATCAACCCTGTTCTCTCAGTGCATGGAGCTCACTAGTGCCAGCCTACCAAATGCACCTaaggtactgaaaggctgcattttggaagaaCCTGTGGATGTTTAGCTCATTCAAACCACCTCTGCTATCCCAGTGTCACTTTGATGACAAATAAAGTGTTGGTTTGCAAAGCATTGCTGGAAGAGTATTTGataagagggggggaaaaaagctaaAGTATTTTCAGCCAGCAAGTTTAAACCAGTTTTTCTCCTTTTGTGGAGGAAAtctcttttttcattttaaattcctTTCAAAGCAAAAGGATGTTGTATAAACTTCCCTATTTGTCAGATTAGTCATATTTTTCCATAACAAAACCACAGCAGTTTGTATTAACAGTTGCTGCCCTTTGCTAGTTAAGGGTATACTTAGGAAATACAGGCTGCAATAACTGTGGTGTGGCTTCCTGCCTCTGTAATAGCTTTCCCTAGAAAGGCTTCACTTGCAGTTCCACCTCCAGCACTGTTGGATGCACTAAGGGATTGCTCCACAAGGAAAATAGTAGTCCCATATTTGCAGGTACCCTCATGTAAATTAAACTGGTGTAATCTGCAAAGAATGTCTTTACCAGGCACTGTGAATTGATCTGTGCTTGTTACTCACTTTTTGTTTGGTATTTCAAGTGCTAGGTATAGGATAATAACCCGTGAAAAATAGGGGAAGACCAGCATGTCACATATGACTGTTCTGCAGTCTCTACTCTTCAGTCATTCATATCAAACTACCTAAGGATCCAAAAGCAAGATTGGGATATTTGAAATAAGAAAAAAGTAGAAGGGAGGGAGTATTCCCTTGATGACAAGGAGTATTTCCCTCCAGTGTGCAGTGGGAGGAGGCAGAAGCGTTTACTTCATGTCAGGCACCTGCAGCCTCCCAGAGTAAGGCTACAAAGGGTACCATGGGGGCATGGCAGACCTGACTTATGTCTACAGAGACATCATACAATAATTGCTAGTTAAGCTCTTCCAGAAGAGACTTTATATGACAAAGTCATGCTAATGTTGACAGACAGATTTCCCAAGAGACCTCTTGCTCATGCCTGGACAAGTTCCTGGTCTTGCAGCCATCTTTCCTGGGCACCACTGACCAGTTGACAGCTGGTTGTTGGGCCCTGAGTGGGGAGAGAGAAGGCAAGAAACTCTGCTGCCACTGGTCTCACACCAGTTCTAGCACTCAGATTagggttttgctttatttttaaaagggCTAGGCTATTTTTAACTTTACTTTGGAAGTTTCAGGAAATGCCAGTGATTGTTCTGTCAAGTAGGGAAGTCCTTTTTCAGTCGCTGCTTGCATAGGCTGCTGTTTGTTTTTCACTAGTGCATGATGAAGCAAGGGTTTGCCAAAACTGCTGACTCACTGCTCATGACATTTAGGGGGCTGGTTGAGGAAAAATCTGAGTTATTTTTCATGTGTGTCACGACTGGTCTACCTTTCCATTCCTCTGCATGAACATTGTTTATTTGGATTTACTTGTGTGGCTGGCAATTGAAATGCACTTTTGTTAGTGTGCTTCTGTTTTCAGGCTGAACCACCAGTGTTCAAGACGATTTTAAACCAAACTTTGCCTAGTAGAAAACTCTCAAGTCTTCTAAAGGGGGAGCAGTGTGACACACATTGCCTTACATGTCTGATCTCTTGCATCTTGGGCTTAGGGAGGTGGTGTGGGGAAGAAAGAGCACAGTAGAGTAAGAGCCAAAAGTCCTAAGGCTGTTGTGGGGCCCCCACACAGAAAGTGATTTAGCAGCACTACAGGTTACTTACCAGTGTGGTAAGTGGCTTGACCTTACCTCAGCCCAAATCTCTGTCCAGTAGAATGAGGGTTCCCTTTTGAAGTGCTGGATGCTGATATCCCTGTTCTCCCCTTTGTTTTGCTTGTCCTTCCAATGCTCCTCAGTGGTGACTGATACCTGCTTGTTACATTTCTAGACAGGAGGCCCGAAATGAAACAGGACAGCGTGTTCACTGCTATGTCACGGCTCTTGCTACTAGTTCagcttttctggaaaaaagcaagaGCTTTCGTCCTACCCACTGGATAAAAGAACATAATGAAAGACACTGTCTCAACAGGAACAGTCTCCGTCGCCAAAACCTCGCCAGGGATTGCCACTCTCGGCAAATCAAGCACAACGGACTGTTGATTCACCAGCCTTGCCAGCGTCAGTTCAATTACTGATGGCTCTTGTGGTTTTAATCTATGGCCTAATTGTTTCTTAGGTTGCTTTTGTTTTCATGTGTAGGTAAGTGTGGTCAATCTGAAGCTGATTGTCAATCCCTCAAACACGATCATAACTAGTGTTGCATTATTTTCAAAAGACGCGTAAATCTCCGAACATCTTGCATCAAGGTCTAAATGTTGATGTTAAATATCAATGTCTTGGAAGCCTATCAGTATGATAGTTTGTGTGCTGTTTTATAAACTTTGATGTATAGATGGGTTCTTAGttggtattttaaagaaattTAACTGAGATGGAAATCAGTTACATTTTGCATTAATCAAAACGAAGTTAGAAAATTTGAGGTTAGCCATGTGCTTTAATGACCAGTACTTGACAGCTTGTGTATCTGTCTGTATTCAGCATAAATGATTACTTTCTGACAAGGAAATTCTACAGCTGCCAGTGGATATTACatagctgtgctgagctgtttcAAGAAGGACATCTCATCTAAATTCCTAGAACTTACTTGTGTTAGTGGGGGCTGTGTAGGTGTGCTGGGTACTTGGTATGGATATTGAAAGAGGGTTAAATGTCCCACCAACATTGTAGCAGTACAATATGGCACCAGTGTTACAGATGTAGTACCTCACATGGAGTGGGAAGAAAAGTGAACCCTTGGGTAACATGCAGATGCGCAACACAGAACTGAACTGGGCTTTACCAGATAAAGTTTGAGTTTCTCTATTTCTGTCTTTGAAGCATGTATTTCCCCTACCCTATCTCATTTAATCTCTAGTCTAGGTAAAGGAGAAAGATGGTGGATTGACCATTCTTTTAACCTATCAGTAGCTGACTGCTCTTCAAAGAAGTCAGACTGATAGACAGCAATTTCTGAGCTACAAAATGCTATTAGATTGTCTCATATTCACAGATTGAGAGTAGCTCAGAAGTCGCTAGAAGGAAGCTTTTATTCAAAGTTCTCctaattttctctctttttctctatgAAAATGAAATCCAAGTTAATGGGGACTGGAAATGAAGGGCAGTGTGAGGTAGGGGGAATTGGATGCTGAGCTAAATACAGTGATAGCAATATATAAAAATTGATCAATCAGCTGTGGTTGTTCTCCTagcccactggaggcagaaggACTTAATAGCAATTCCACGGGCCAACAGGAAAGAAAAGCCATTCAAAACTATCAAGTAGTTTTCTTAAGAGCACTGAGCAAGATGTTTTGGGAGTTGGCAGGCAGTGCCAACTACAACTACAGGTAAAGTTCACCTGTTAACAAAAGCTGTGTTAAACAGCAGCCAGTGGTATGCTGGACCCTGCTAGATCAGTCTGGGAAGTGGATTGAATGGGAATGGATGTAAGGAAGCAGAAATCTTCAGTGAGAGAAGGGGGGGGGAACCAAAAGTAAGTTTCTCTTCCTTTCTGGCAGTGCTTAATGTGATTTGCTGTTTTCCCTGTGTTTAGTGCCTAGGGCATTACAGTGTTAACATTACACTCAGCTGTGTCTTCCAGTAGTCCTTACACAGAAATTGGTACAAGGAGTCATGTGAGGAGTCCTTGAAATAAGACAAGGTCGATAATGTGAATTGTTCCAGACTTAAGAAGTATTTAAATTCAGCCAGATGCTTCAATTTCACTGAAGGAAAGCCCCAGCAATTCAAATTGACCTTGATGTAGTGGTACTGTTGCGTGTTCTGCAGCTGAAATTGTTGTGGAACCTACTTAGCATACAGGGAACAGCATTCATAGCCTATGTTTCGCTGCAGATGCCCTGCTTCACTGCAATTAGGATTGTCACAAAGGGATGTTGAAAATAATTAAATGTACAAAAGCAAGAGGTGCTTTCCTGGATACgctagtttttggggttttgttgtttggtgatttttttttttttttgacaagttGAATTCACGTGGacactgaaagaaaacaaaattggtCACACCATGATTTTCCGAAAGAGATATCTTGTTACTGCTGTTTTAGCAGTATGTGCCCATGTCCATACAACAATTCTCATGTGGTCCAAATACTTTGGTTTATCTGCAAATAGCTGTAGTTTCACCAGTCTCTTATCTGTTCACAAGTACTCTTACTTGCCTCAGATTATCTACCTACCTTTATCACTCCAACTTTTTGTCTAGCTTAAACTTCCTTATCCTTGGTGCCAACTTTCTAGCTCAGGAAAATTCTTTGCTTTCCTGTATTACTTTTCTTTATATAAAAGTAACTACTTTCCTTCAGCTTTAATTTTCTTAAAGTGCAATGAAGGAAGATGGAGTCTCCACCTCCCTGTGATGGAAGGAGTAAGTAATCCCTTAACTCCTAATGGGGAGGTGGAGCTGAGAGTATAAGGCTCCCAGGCATTAAAACGAGAGCCTTGGTCTGTTCTTCTCAGTAGGCAAGTAAATGCAACTTTAGACTGCTCCTAGAATTGGGAGATACTGATCTTTTTATACTGCATTACTAGATGACTTTCTGGTGATGAAAACCTATATCTTTCAGGATATAAACTATTTTGTTGCACAAAGCTGTGCTTCTCAATTTGTAATATTGGAACCATATTATTGTGTGAGATAGTACTACATCAATGGCTTTTTGTTAATTTGTTTTATGTATTTATGTTGGTCTAGCCCTGTTTTGTGCCTGGAGCTATTGGGCAATTAGATTTGTTTTGGTTTACTGTTTTAATAGTGAGCTGTGTGGCTTTTTATATGGTTTTTTGAATTGTATTAAAGTGTGTGTTTTTACTTGTAAAAGTGGAGGCCTTGCACTGTCTCATACTGATTGATATTCATGAATCTTGCGAAATTGTATTTTCATATTGGTCAATGGACAGATTTGCATTTTAAACTGTGCCTTCTACACAGCAAACTTGAAGATTCAAAAGGGACATTTCAGTTGGGATTAATACTGTACATCAGTCTATGCATATATGGCAGCTTCTCTCCAGAGCCACTTCTCTATTTGTAGCAGTCCTTTTGATATGGAAGAATCTGTGGCTCTTATTTTTAATAGTTTAACACAAGCTGAAAACAGACAAAATACAGCACTTTGCCAAAAAAGGTAGCATTGCTTAACCAGTGTGTATTTACTAAAGTGATCTTCTGTATTTTGTTTTCATGGTGCGTTCTGCGCACTGTGGGGAAACATGATCTTAACTCTCAATAAAAAATGGCCTATTAAAAGTTGTCAGTCTGTTCTTTAATGTTATAGGTTAATGAAAATCCAAATGTCTGAGCATCTTGTGCAGGTGGCAGGTCCAATGTGTGTCTCACTGCTAGCTCTAGTACAGCAGTTGCTCCGGGCCTTGGCTTGCATTGCTGATCCAGTGACATCCAAGCAGTGTTGCACATCTCTGCTGACTGCTGCCTTTCCTGACCAACATGCAGGAACTCTGTAGGTGAGCAGGACAGAGATAAAACCCACATAAAACCCCCCCATTGTGGAGGGGCTTTTTTTCTGTATCTTAGCTGAACCTTTCTTGTTTCAGCTCATACCCCACTGCCTATCATTGCCCTGCCATGCACCACCATGAAAATCTGTGTGGAAAGCTGCTGGTACAGGTATCCTATGAGGGGGCAGAGACCCTGTGCAGATGCCTAGGGATGGGGTTAGGGAAGGCAAAGTAAAGCCACTTGCAGCTGAACTTGGCAAGGGATGTGGAGGGGACCAGAATCCATGTGACCAAGGacatggagaaggctgaggtactcCATGTCTTTGCCTTGGTGTCTACTGGAAGACCACCCTTTGGGACTGCAGGCCCCTGGCACATGTGGGAAATGTGAAAGCAATGAAGATCGACCCTTGGATGAGAAGTCTCAAGGTAAGAAAAGCTTAAAGAAATGCACCATACAGTTTTATGGGATGCACCTGTAAGTGTTGAAGGAGCTGGCTCAGAAACTCACAGcttgctgggctgcagcaggcagggtgttGACAGCAGGGAGGAGGGAGATGATGTtgcacctccaccctgggccagggagaCACA
The sequence above is drawn from the Melospiza melodia melodia isolate bMelMel2 chromosome 1, bMelMel2.pri, whole genome shotgun sequence genome and encodes:
- the TP53INP1 gene encoding tumor protein p53-inducible nuclear protein 1 isoform X1, producing MFQRLNNMLMGEIDSLSSQEPEFSEKEDDEWILVDFIADTCTNCSVEEADLVEASATDSSPVFSCLSSPLEHLPEASESCFIQFESCPMEESWFITPPPCFTAGGLTTIKVETSPMENLLIEHPSMSVYAVHNTCHSLNEAACGDEEFHSPGSPRQEARNETGQRVHCYVTALATSSAFLEKSKSFRPTHWIKEHNERHCLNRNSLRRQNLARDCHSRQIKHNGLLIHQPCQRQFNY
- the TP53INP1 gene encoding tumor protein p53-inducible nuclear protein 1 isoform X4: MFQRLNNMLMGEIDSLSSQEPEFSEKEDDEWILVDFIGGLTTIKVETSPMENLLIEHPSMSVYAVHNTCHSLNEAACGDEEFHSPGSPRQEARNETGQRVHCYVTALATSSAFLEKSKSFRPTHWIKEHNERHCLNRNSLRRQNLARDCHSRQIKHNGLLIHQPCQRQFNY
- the TP53INP1 gene encoding tumor protein p53-inducible nuclear protein 1 isoform X2, with protein sequence MFQRLNNMLMGEIDSLSSQEPEFSEKEDDEWILVDFIDTCTNCSVEEADLVEASATDSSPVFSCLSSPLEHLPEASESCFIQFESCPMEESWFITPPPCFTAGGLTTIKVETSPMENLLIEHPSMSVYAVHNTCHSLNEAACGDEEFHSPGSPRQEARNETGQRVHCYVTALATSSAFLEKSKSFRPTHWIKEHNERHCLNRNSLRRQNLARDCHSRQIKHNGLLIHQPCQRQFNY
- the TP53INP1 gene encoding tumor protein p53-inducible nuclear protein 1 isoform X3, whose protein sequence is MFQRLNNMLMGEIDSLSSQEPEFSEKEDDEWILVDFIADTCTNCSVEEADLVEASATDSSPVFSCLSSPLEHLPEASESCFIQFESCPMEESWFITPPPCFTAGGLTTIKVETSPMENLLIEHPSMSVYAVHNTCHSLNEAACGDEEFHSPGSPRAKKSCLRHTGTTGGPK
- the TP53INP1 gene encoding tumor protein p53-inducible nuclear protein 1 isoform X5, whose product is MFQRLNNMLMGEIDSLSSQEPEFSEKEDDEWILVDFIDTCTNCSVEEADLVEASATDSSPVFSCLSSPLEHLPEASESCFIQFESCPMEESWFITPPPCFTAGGLTTIKVETSPMENLLIEHPSMSVYAVHNTCHSLNEAACGDEEFHSPGSPRAKKSCLRHTGTTGGPK